One segment of Dermochelys coriacea isolate rDerCor1 chromosome 5, rDerCor1.pri.v4, whole genome shotgun sequence DNA contains the following:
- the RPS6 gene encoding 40S ribosomal protein S6, protein MKLNISFPATGCQKLIEVDDERKLRTFYEKRMATEVAADSLGEEWKGYVVRISGGNDKQGFPMKQGVLTHGRVRLLLSKGHSCYRPRRTGERKRKSVRGCIVDANLSVLNLVIVKKGEKDIPGLTDTTVPRRLGPKRASRIRKLFNLSKEDDVRQYVVRKPLNKEGKKPRTKAPKIQRLVTPRVLQHKRRRIALKKQRTQKNKEEAAEYAKLLAKRMKEAKEKRQEQIAKRRRLSSLRASTSKSESSQK, encoded by the exons ATGAAG CTCAACATCTCTTTCCCAGCCACTGGCTGCCAGAAGCTCATTGAGGTGGATGATGAGCGCAAATTGCGTACCTTCTATGAGAAGCGGATGGCCACTGAAGTTGCTGCTGATTCTCTTGGTGAAGAATGGAAG GGATATGTTGTTCGCATCAGTGGTGGCAATGATAAACAAGGCTTCCCCATGAAACAAGGTGTTCTGACCCATGGACGTGTCCGCCTGCTGCTCAGTAAGGGCCACTCCTGCTATCGCCCCAGAAGAACTGGAGAAAGAAAACGCAAGTCTGTCCGAGGTTGCATTGTTGATGCCAACTTAAGTGTCCTGAATTTGGTCATTGTAAAGAAAG GTGAGAAGGATATTCCTGGACTGACAGATACCACTGTGCCTCGTCGACTTGGTCCTAAGAGGGCTAGCAGAATCCGCAAGCTGTTTAACCTCTCCAAAGAAGATGATGTGCGTCAGTATGTGGTGAGGAAACCCCTGAACAAGGAAG gCAAGAAACCCAGGACCAAGGCTCCTAAGATCCAACGATTGGTGACTCCCCGAGTTCTGCAACACAAGCGCAGACGTATTGCTCTAAAGAAGCAACGAACTCAGAAGAACAAGGAGGAAGCAGCAGAATACGCTAAGCTTTTGGCCAAGAGAATGAAG gaggcCAAGGAAAAACGCCAGGAGCAGATAGCCAAGAGAAGACGACTGTCCTCATTGAGGGCCTCTACATCTAAATCTGAGTCAAGTCAAAAGTAA